The Neurospora crassa OR74A linkage group V, whole genome shotgun sequence sequence GTGGTGCTATACAAATACATCCAACTTTTACATCAGCGACGACATGACGGAGCTTTGCGCATATGCCTAGGAAAAAGGATTAGTTTCGGTACGGTGGCGACAGTCATAGAGATCAAGAAGACTCACCATGGGCTTTATATTGGGATGCGGCACGGCATCGAACTGCGAGAACTTCAACTTGTAATCGGGACCAATGTTGATGTAAGCGCCCTTGTTCTCCGTCATGTCGCAGTACTTGGGCGCCGAGAAGACGGTGATGCACTTTCCGTCGTGCTCCTCCTCGTAACCGTCCATGCGAACCTCGTGACTGCGGATGATGGCCTCCAAACCGTTCTTGTCGCAGAAACGCTTGGTAACGTCGGGACCGAACTGCATGCCAACACCGCGCTTGCTGGGGCCGCGACCAGGGAACGGCTGAGGATCTGTCCAGAGCATCTCCATCATGAGGCCAGCCTGACCGGGCTGCTTCTGCTTGTGACGGTCGAGCTTGCGGATGTCGTCGAGCGTGACGTTGTCGTCCGAGAAGAGACCGCcgtggaggacgaggaactTCTTGCCAATCAACGTGGCGAGCGGGAGGGCCGAGAAACTTTCCGAAAAGAGCTTGTAGGTTCTGGGAAGAAGGTGAGATGTGTCAGCTGGTGTGTGCTCGAAAATTCAGGATGTCGCATAATGGGCGCAAAGAGTTCGACTCGCTTACCTCTCATTGTACTTGTGCTTGCACTCGCCCTCGAAGCCATACACCCTGTTCATGTCGTCTGTCTCGTGGTTTCCGCGGTTGATGAAGAAGCCGTTTGGCCTTAACCACTTGTAGGcataaaggaggagggcaatTTCGGTCGACCAGGAACCTCTGTCAACGAAGTCGCCGTTAAACAAGTAGTAGTGCTTATCGCTAGGGAAACCGTTCAACCTGAAGAGCTCCATCAGATCGAAATATTGGCCTATTCACAATTTGTCAGTAACCATCAGCTCGGAGGGGGCCATGCAAGGGCAAACCAACCGTGGGTATCACCGCAAACTGTCAACTGCACATCCTCAGGGATGTCCACCTCAACCATGGTGGGCTCGTTATATACAATGTTCCTGACGGCGATAATGATTTGGTAAACGTATTTCTTGTGGATCAGTTTGCCGCGCTTGAAGCGCTCAATCATGTCGTCGATAAACTCCTGTGTCATCTCATTCCCTTCAAGGCGCACGCCGTCGTAAGAAGCATCCACTGCCATGGACTCGACATCGAGGCCCTCAGCAGCAGACAGCTCATCCCCGACTTCGATAGCGGCAAAGAAGGCGAGCTGGCGCACAATCTTCTCGCACTCGACAAGCTTGAGCTTGGCATCCTTGTTATCGGGGGCAATCTTGACGCAAGTCTTGAAATCCTTGACGGCTTCCTTGGGGTTCAGGATGGCGGCGTAGGCGGTAGCGCGACGGTAGTAGGCCTAGACAGAAGGGAGGGGTTCGGATTAGCTACTGCTTGCATTTGCGACTTGTCTCCAGAGAGATTGATAAGACTGCGGCAATGTCAGCCAGGAAGGGCTTGGACGTACCTTGACGAAGCCCGGGTTGAGCTCAATGGCTTTTGTGGCATCGCGAATAGCATATCCGTATGCTTCTGTTTTGAGATGGGCCTATGCGACGGAGCAGAAAATCGCGGTTAGTTGTCACGCGACCACTTCAAAAAAGCGCGACTGTCGGGGAGGCGACGTAGGCGACGGGGGCAGCGGCACGAACCTGGGCTCTGTTGGACCAGAACGTAGGTTCCTTATCGTTGAGCTCGATGGCCTTGTCGTAAAACTCGATGGCCTTGGGCCAGTCGTGGGCGGCGAAGGCCTTGTTGCCCTCGTTCTTGAAGGCGATGGCCTGCTCTTGGGGTGTCGTCATTGTCTCTGGTTTATGTGGGCGATGGGTGGGTGTCCTGGGTGTGTATCCGGGTGATACTGTGGGTGCTACCTTGGACTCGGGCGCGCCAACATGCGGAAAAAGAATTTGGATTAcccaaagaaagaaagagtcCAAAGGAAACAACTGGAACCGGACAAGGATGGCCGTTCTTCGCTTTTTATAAGTCAGGCACACGGGGCCAGTGGGCGAAAACGTATGAGAGATGGGGTTAGATAAGAAAATATGCTACAGTGTAAACAAAAGTATTCagcaagaaagaaagagaaatatGTAGTCTGATATGCCAGAAGGGGACGGGTTAGGAAGTCGGCCGTAGAAGAAAAGATGTCAAGTTCAGGTTGACAGAAAGTATCTGATCAATCTTGCGCAAATCGGAGATCGGAGACTGTGACAAGCGGCGTTCAGTGCGGGTTGCGGGCTACAAAAATAAAATTGCCCCGCATATGCGACTAACGATGGGACGTACGTAGGGTGTCTCGGCGCGGCAATCGGCCTGTTCTTTTTTCCCATCCCGGCCATCCGTGAACAAGCTTTCGTTCTGGTGTATAAAACAATTAATGAATTTGTTTCTCAAGACGGTCGCGAAGTGCTGCCATCTCAAGATCATACAGTTCGTTATGCCGGTGGGTTCAAAGGCTCCGTCTGGCTCCAGGTCCCGGTCCACGTTGATCTTCGGCAGCCCGCAAATCTTGGGCGTTATCATGGATAACGGCAGTCGTGAACGGTTCATACCGGGCGGTAACTTTGGTACGGTGACGGGGTACATACACTTTAGTGGAGCCTCCGAGACCGTGTGGGGGAATCACTCAACCCCACGATGCCGGACCCGCTGTTCCGGGGCACCACGTGGGTCAACAAGGCGAGATCGTCATATGTACCGGAGCTGATATGGGAATTCGGAATgtgccgtggtggtggagggtcGGAATCTGATATAGGCCACTCGTCAGAATGGTTGAGAGAATCTCTGCGTCTTGAAGAGTCGATCACGTCCCGCTGAGCGAAGCCAGCTGCTGGTCAATCATGTATCACCAGTTTGAGAGAGTTGAAAAGAATTGAGTCAGTCAAAGGGCTACACCAAAGTATGGCAATAAAGGTTTTATGCATCGGTAGCAAATAGAAATACAACGATCACAAATTTCGAAAGTAGCGCCTCATGGTATCACTCGGTCCTGCTCAAGTCGAGGGAGTGTTCCCATGACCATGTACTCTGCCGTGCTTCCCCTACTAACATACCATGTCCAAGAAAACCCAGTCGAACCCCGTAACTTCAATGTTTTGGTTATGCCATTACTCCAATATGATCTTGCATGTACCTTCTTTGTCGGTTGTCTTTGGACTCGAAATTGTGCTCATTGCCGTAAAGACCCTTAGCCAAGCTAACATGTTACCTCCCCGTGCGATCATCTATCTCCTCGTCGCTATCGTCTCGAAAGCCCTGTTCCAGACTGTACACATTTTTAGCCTCAGGAAGCTTGAAGGGGGGAAAGATACGGTTACTGACTCTCTACTTAGCCTCCTATTGCTATCGTCAATTGTAGGCTGTTCACGGCGCTCCAGAGCCCTCCTGAGAGCTTCATCCACTTCGTTCAGCTCCTCCCCGTCATCCGAATCAAAGTCAGTACTTGGGCGGTTATCAGCCACATCGATGCGATCTTGCAGTCTGGCCCTCCACGCCGAAGTTATAAACCATGTAGTAATGCGATCGGTGAGGCGTGCACGCAGGGATGATGCTCCATCGGTTATCGTCTCGAGCGGAAGATATTGGCTGTAGCGGTTTCGGTATCGTTGCCAGATGGGAATGACGGCGAAGGTTAATACGAGGTAGAGAATCAGGGCTATGATCGCAGGGACAATTAATGTCTATAGGTGTTCGAAGAGGTTAGTGACTGGGAAACGAACAGCATAGAATCGTGACTGATCTCCTCTTGAATGTCTGTGTCTTTGTCTTGCTCACCTTGATCGCGGAAAAGTCGGCGCCCATGATGACGACAACCTGGCCCGCTGCCGTGCAAGGACTTCAACGAGTCCAGTTACAGAATGTGATAGTCTCGGCTGAAGAGGCCTTGAGGTTGTGATAAAAGGCTATGAGGCTGAACAAGCCAAAAGTGGTGGCCGCGGCGTAAAGTGCCCCTGTTGCCTACGGAGGTTCCGCTTGCGACAAACCTATGTAACATATACAAATGCGGCACGTAATCGCGTGCGGAAAGGTGTACCTGCGCTAACTGCGCGCGCAGTAC is a genomic window containing:
- the ppt-1 gene encoding serine/threonine-protein phosphatase 5, which encodes MTTPQEQAIAFKNEGNKAFAAHDWPKAIEFYDKAIELNDKEPTFWSNRAQAHLKTEAYGYAIRDATKAIELNPGFVKAYYRRATAYAAILNPKEAVKDFKTCVKIAPDNKDAKLKLVECEKIVRQLAFFAAIEVGDELSAAEGLDVESMAVDASYDGVRLEGNEMTQEFIDDMIERFKRGKLIHKKYVYQIIIAVRNIVYNEPTMVEVDIPEDVQLTVCGDTHGQYFDLMELFRLNGFPSDKHYYLFNGDFVDRGSWSTEIALLLYAYKWLRPNGFFINRGNHETDDMNRVYGFEGECKHKYNERTYKLFSESFSALPLATLIGKKFLVLHGGLFSDDNVTLDDIRKLDRHKQKQPGQAGLMMEMLWTDPQPFPGRGPSKRGVGMQFGPDVTKRFCDKNGLEAIIRSHEVRMDGYEEEHDGKCITVFSAPKYCDMTENKGAYINIGPDYKLKFSQFDAVPHPNIKPMAYAQSSVMSSLM